A single genomic interval of Pyrus communis chromosome 7, drPyrComm1.1, whole genome shotgun sequence harbors:
- the LOC137739459 gene encoding protein HOTHEAD, whose product MALVWAVKKQLLLLAFWLFNFLPSSQGKGNFYEFRYPFIKRASSFPSVSSSSSSGHNNGYDYIVVGGGTAGCPLAATLSNNFNVLVLERGGVPFSNPNVSFLQNFHIALADTSPTSASQPFVSTDGVINTRARVLGGGSSINAGFYTRASTRFIKRVGWDAKIVNESYPWIEKQIVHQPKPEPWQVAFRESLLSVGVSPFNGFTYDHVYGTKVGGTIYDRFGRRHTSAELLSSGNPQKLTVLVYATVQKIVFDTSGKKPKAVGVIFKDEKGNQRQALLADKPQSEVILSTGAIGSPQMLLLSGIGPKADLHKLKIPVVLDNKFVGKGMADNPMNAVFVPSNKPEKQTLIETVGITKMGVYIEGSSGFSQSNDSIQCHHGIMSAEIGQLSTIPPKQRTPEAIQAYIRRKKNLPHEAFKGGFILEKIASPLSKGDLSLVNTNVDDNPSVTFNYFSHPYDLQRCVDGIRMATKVARSEHFTNYTKCDRQTVEKVLNMSVKANVNLIPKHTNDTKSLEQFCKDTVITIWHYHGGCHVGTVVSPEHKVLGVDRVRVVDGSTFSESPGTNPQGTVMMMGRYFGVKIVRERLGTAAGI is encoded by the exons GGAAGGGGAATTTCTATGAGTTCAGGTACCCATTCATCAAGAGAGCAAGCTCCTTCCCATCAGTATCATCATCTTCGTCAAGTGGGCACAACAATGGCTATGACTACATAGTTGTGGGAGGAGGCACAGCTGGGTGCCCATTGGCCGCAACCCTCTCAAATAACTTCAATGTCTTGGTGCTTGAAAGAGGGGGAGTCCctttttccaatccaaatgtCTCATTTCTTCAAAATTTCCACATTGCTTTGGCAGATACTTCACCTACTTCTGCATCCCAACCTTTCGTTTCAACAGATGGAGTCATCAATACCAGGGCTAGGGTTTTGGGTGGGGGCTCTAGCATCAATGCCGGCTTCTATACTAGAGCAAGCACAAG GTTTATAAAGAGAGTGGGATGGGATGCCAAGATAGTCAATGAGTCCTACCCATGGATTGAGAAGCAAATTGTTCACCAGCCTAAGCCTGAGCCGTGGCAGGTGGCCTTTAGGGAGAGTCTTTTGTCTGTTGGAGTTTCACCTTTCAATGGCTTCACTTATGATCACGTTTATGGAACCAAGGTTGGAGGAACCATTTACGACCGCTTTGGCCGCCGTCACACTTCTGCCGAGCTGCTGTCGTCTGGGAACCCTCAGAAACTCACTGTCTTGGTCTATGCCACGGTTCAAAAAATTGTCTTTGACACATCAG GGAAGAAACCAAAGGCAGTGGGAGTGATCTTTAAAGATGAAAAGGGGAATCAGCGCCAAGCATTGCTTGCTGATAAGCCACAGAGTGAAGTGATATTGTCTACTGGAGCAATTGGAAGCCCTCAAATGCTATTGCTAAGTGGGATTGGACCAAAAGCTGATctccacaaattgaaaattCCAGTGGTGCTTGATAACAAGTTTGTTGGGAAAGGCATGGCTGATAATCCAATGAATGCAGTGTTTGTCCCAAGCAACAAGCCAGAAAAGCAGACACTAATTGAAACTGTAGGGATTACCAAGATGGGTGTCTACATTGAAGGCAGCAGTGGGTTTAGCCAGTCCAACGATAGTATTCAGTGCCACCATGGAATTATGTCAGCTGAG ATTGGGCAGCTATCTACTATTCCCCCAAAGCAAAGAACACCAGAAGCCATTCAAGCTTATATTAGGAGAAAGAAAAACTTGCCCCATGAGGCATTCAAAGGAGGCTTCATTTTAGAAAAAATTGCCAgcccactttccaaaggtgacCTTAGCCTTGTCAACACCAATGTTGATGACAACCCCTCAGTCACCTTCAACTACTTCAGCCACCCGTATGATCTTCAACGCTGCGTTGATGGAATCCGCATGGCCACGAAAGTTGCGCGGTCGGAACATTTCACAAACTACACAAAATGTGACAGGCAGACTGTGGAGAAGGTGCTTAACATGAGTGTGAAGGCTAATGTTAACCTTATACCAAAGCACACCAATGACACGAAGTCCTTGGAGCAGTTCTGCAAAGACACTGTGATCACTATTTGGCACTACCATGGAGGGTGTCATGTGGGAACTGTGGTTAGCCCCGAGCACAAGGTTCTCGGTGTAGACAGGGTCCGGGTTGTTGATGGCTCGACGTTTTCTGAATCCCCGGGGACTAATCCTCAAGGCACTGTCATGATGATGGGCAG GTACTTTGGAGTGAAGATTGTGAGAGAGAGATTGGGAACAGCAGCTGGTATATAA
- the LOC137739458 gene encoding receptor-like serine/threonine-protein kinase ALE2, which translates to MGMQLHLLLLQMCLIAGALPFHGSAATHPRDAIRPSSIAVAPSLSPSGGPATKWVHGPVSSPLVSHQKHHHSRKKFHSSAPGPTYPFHSNTYNGQGPSVSPVQSLSPSRSWVAPAPSPTTLTSHYNMPIFPPAASSFKTTRAPQPSPILALPPPPPNEDCSSITCTEPLTYTPPGSSCGCVRPIQVKLQLGVAIYTFFPLVTELAEEIAASVAINRSQVRIMGADAASQQLEKSAVLINLVPTGITFDGTTAFQIYEKFWRRQVSIKPSFFGDYEVLYVHYPGLPPSPPSAPSTISTMDDGPYIGNDNHGRAIKPLGVDVPRRKKGGLGRSMIAVIALSSFTAFLLCVGVIWILLLKCGPCTRQRENFAQTVSSSPTKLSGPPRSAILGSMRGSESTSLSSGTMNYTGSTKTFTLNDIERATNAFDASRILGEGGFGLVYGGILDDGREVAVKVLKRDDHHGSREFLAEVEMLGRLHHRNLVKLIGICIEGHARCLVYELVPNGSVESHLHGIDKETDPLDWDARIKIALGAARGLAYLHEDSNPRVIHRDFKASNILLEYDFTPKVSDFGLARAALEEGKRHISTHVMGTFGYLAPEYAMTGHLLVKSDVYSYGVVLLELLSGRKPVDLSQPPGQENLVAWARPLLTSKEGIETVIDPALKPSDVSWDSVTKVAAIASMCIQPEVSHRPFMGEVVQALKLVCNEFNETQEPGGSISCGQDDLSLHIDSGNLEVSRSLHEQELPAVFGAGHDTKIPSTSDLLSASVAGLKVEGQEFGSFRRYSSSGPLRTGRKVKFWQRLRSLSRGSMSEHGLS; encoded by the exons ATGGGCATGCAACTGCATCTTCTGCTTCTGCAAATGTGTTTGATTGCTGGTGCTCTACCATTTCATGGATCTGCAG CCACCCATCCTCGCGATGCCATAAGGCCTTCAAGTATTGCAGTTGCACCTTCTCTGTCACCCTCCGGAGGTCCTGCAACGAAATGGGTGCATGGTCCCGTATCTTCTCCTTTGGTCTCACATCAAAAACATCACCACAGTAGAAAAAAGTTCCACAGCTCTGCTCCAGGACCAActtatccgtttcattcaaacaCTTACAATGGACAAG GCCCTTCAGTCTCACCTGTTCAGTCACTCTCTCCGTCAAGGAGCTGGGTTGCACCTGCACCATCACCGACAACTCTCACAAGCCACTATAACA TGCCCATCTTCCCCCCTGCAGCTTCTTCCTTCAAGACGACAAGGGCTCCACAACCATCACCAATTTTAGCACTACCACCCCCACCTCCCAACGAAG ATTGTTCATCAATCACATGTACAGAACCGTTGACTTATACACCTCCAGGATCAAGCTGTGGTTGTGTGAGGCCAATTCAAGTTAAACTCCAACTAGGTGTTGCAATATACACATTCTTCCCTTTAGTTACAGAGCTGGCTGAGGAAATTGCAGCCAGTGTGGCAATAAACCGTAGCCAAGTTCGAATTATGGGAGCAGATGCAGCTAGTCAGCAGCTAGAGAAAAGCGCTGTCCTCATTAACTTGGTACCCACAGGAATAACGTTTGATGGCACTACTGCATTCCAAATCTACGAAAAATTCTGGCGCCGACAGGTTTCCATAAAGCCGTCATTCTTTGGAGATTATGAAGTCTTGTATGTTCACTATCCAG GTCTCCCACCTTCTCCCCCCTCAGCACCGTCAACCATTTCTACTATGGATGATGGGCCATACATCGGAAATGACAACCATGGAAGGGCAATAAAACCTTTAGGTGTTGATGTGCCGAGGAGAAAAAAAGGTGGACTTGGAAGAAGTATGATTGCTGTGATTGCTCTATCATCCTTCACTGCCTTTCTTTTATGTGTGGGAGTTATTTGGATTTTGTTGTTGAAATGTGGACCTTGCACCCGACAACGGGAAAATTTTGCACAAACTGTATCATCCTCTCCTACAAAACTCTCAG GGCCTCCGAGGTCAGCGATATTGGGAAGCATGCGTGGTTCTGAATCAACATCCTTGAGCTCTGGCACCATGAACTATACTGGATCTACTAAAACATTCACTTTGAATGACATAGAGAGAGCAACTAATGCTTTTGATGCCTCGAGAATACTGGGAGAAGGTGGGTTTGGGCTTGTTTACGGTGGAATTTTAGATGATGGAAGAGAGGTGGCTGTCAAGGTTCTCAAGAGAGATGATCATCATGGTAGCCGCGAATTCTTGGCAGAAGTTGAGATGCTTGGCCGTCTACACCATAGAAATTTGGTTAAATTGATTGGTATCTGCATAGAGGGCCATGCACGTTGCCTAGTATATGAACTCGTTCCAAATGGGAGTGTTGAATCCCATTTACACG GCATTGACAAGGAAACTGATCCGCTCGATTGGGATGCCAGAATAAAGATTGCCCTTGGTGCAGCTCGGGGTTTAGCTTATCTCCACGAAGACTCGAACCCTCGTGTTATACATCGTGACTTCAAGGCCAGCAACATCTTGTTGGAATACGATTTTACACCCAAGGTTTCGGACTTTGGATTGGCTAGAGCGGCATTAGAGGAGGGGAAGAGACATATTTCAACACATGTCATGGGAACTTTCGG GTACTTGGCTCCAGAGTATGCAATGACCGGCCATTTATTAGTGAAAAGCGACGTTTACAGCTATGGTGTAGTCCTTCTTGAGCTTCTATCAGGGAGAAAACCAGTGGACCTGTCACAACCTCCAGGCCAAGAAAACCTTGTTGCTTGGGCGCGGCCACTTCTCACAAGCAAGGAGGGGATAGAAACAGTTATAGACCCAGCCTTAAAGCCATCCGATGTCTCATGGGATAGTGTGACCAAGGTGGCAGCAATTGCTTCAATGTGCATACAACCGGAAGTATCTCACCGCCCTTTCATGGGTGAGGTTGTGCAGGCCTTGAAGCTAGTATGTAATGAGTTCAACGAAACACAAGAACCGGGGGGTTCAATAAGTTGTGGTCAAGATGATCTTTCCCTTCATATAGATAGCGGTAACTTGGAAGTATCACGATCACTGCATGAGCAGGAGCTGCCGGCTGTATTTGGTGCTGGCCATGACACCAAGATACCATCAACATCGGATTTGTTAAGTGCATCTGTGGCGGGACTCAAGGTTGAAGGGCAGGAATTCGGGTCTTTCAGGCGGTATTCTAGTTCGGGACCTCTGAGGACAGGGAGAAAGGTGAAGTTTTGGCAGAGACTACGAAGTTTGTCTAGAGGCAGCATGAGTGAACATGGGTTATCATAG